In Candidatus Mycalebacterium zealandia, one DNA window encodes the following:
- a CDS encoding biopolymer transporter ExbD produces the protein MARRPGTVKKAGAIFSRKSRLANTLDLTPVVDVVFNLLIFFALSLNFTPAIKGINIKIPEVGSPVGEIKTEKISVSVYADGRIYLDNKQVSRKSLREMLEKSPDKSAIAVIKAEENVAHGTIVDIMSVIKASGYTKLALAARSIEP, from the coding sequence ATCGCCCGGAGACCCGGCACAGTGAAGAAAGCCGGTGCGATATTTTCGCGGAAAAGCCGTCTTGCAAACACCCTTGACCTTACGCCCGTTGTGGACGTGGTTTTCAACCTGCTGATATTTTTCGCGCTTTCCCTCAATTTCACACCCGCAATCAAGGGAATAAACATCAAGATTCCCGAAGTGGGCTCGCCGGTTGGGGAAATCAAAACGGAAAAAATTTCCGTCTCGGTTTATGCGGACGGAAGGATTTATCTGGACAACAAACAGGTCTCCCGCAAATCTTTGCGCGAAATGCTTGAAAAATCGCCCGACAAATCCGCCATCGCCGTTATCAAAGCCGAAGAAAATGTCGCGCACGGAACCATTGTTGACATAATGTCGGTAATAAAGGCGTCCGGTTACACAAAACTTGCGCTCGCGGCGCGCAGTATTGAACCCTGA
- the lysA gene encoding diaminopimelate decarboxylase gives MSKPFLPTTKTSYRDGELFFEQVRLTEIADAVGTPCYVYSAGAFESAYRAYENAFSKISPLICYSVKANSNLSVLSLFAKLGAGFDVVSGGELKRVEKAGGDIKKTVFSGVGKSADEIKLAIEKGILFFNVESPQELEVINEIATGLGAKAPISLRVNPNIDPKTHPYISTGFKKSKFGMNADEAEKTYERAASMKGIEIRGIDAHIGSQIFEISSFTDSLEKLLALVGKLEKKKIKIGRVDMGGGLGVRYDAGDSPPPFEKFAGAVEKLMAGSKLELVIEPGRSLAANAGLLLTRAMYVKRGSEKKFIVVDAAMNDLVRPAFYGSHHEIVPAKMTAGNKTEKTDIVGPVCESGDFFATDRDFPLVDAGELLAVMSAGAYCFTMSSNYNTRARAAEVLVKGGEFRVIRERESFENMLKGETVADFGTDGRE, from the coding sequence ATGAGCAAACCCTTTTTGCCCACAACAAAAACTTCATACCGCGACGGCGAGTTGTTTTTTGAACAGGTGCGCCTCACCGAAATTGCGGATGCGGTCGGTACGCCGTGCTATGTGTACAGCGCGGGCGCTTTTGAAAGCGCGTACCGCGCCTATGAAAACGCGTTTTCAAAGATTTCGCCGCTAATCTGCTATTCGGTCAAAGCGAATTCAAACCTGTCTGTTCTTTCTCTTTTCGCGAAACTCGGAGCCGGTTTTGACGTGGTTTCGGGCGGGGAACTCAAAAGGGTCGAAAAAGCGGGCGGAGATATAAAAAAAACCGTTTTCTCAGGCGTGGGGAAAAGCGCGGACGAAATAAAACTCGCGATTGAAAAAGGAATACTTTTTTTCAACGTTGAGTCTCCGCAGGAACTTGAAGTCATCAACGAAATCGCGACCGGGCTCGGTGCAAAAGCGCCCATTTCACTGCGCGTTAATCCCAACATAGACCCTAAAACACATCCGTATATCTCAACGGGGTTCAAAAAAAGCAAATTCGGAATGAATGCGGACGAAGCGGAAAAAACTTACGAGCGCGCGGCGTCAATGAAGGGAATTGAAATAAGGGGAATTGACGCTCACATCGGGTCTCAGATTTTTGAAATTTCCTCATTCACGGACTCTCTTGAAAAACTGCTCGCTCTGGTCGGCAAACTTGAGAAAAAGAAAATAAAAATCGGCCGGGTTGACATGGGCGGAGGGCTGGGAGTCCGCTACGACGCGGGCGACTCCCCTCCCCCATTTGAGAAATTCGCGGGCGCGGTTGAGAAACTGATGGCCGGCTCAAAACTGGAACTCGTCATTGAGCCCGGAAGGTCGCTTGCGGCGAACGCGGGACTGCTTCTGACTCGCGCGATGTATGTGAAGCGCGGAAGCGAGAAAAAATTCATTGTGGTTGACGCGGCAATGAACGACCTTGTGCGCCCGGCATTTTACGGCTCTCACCATGAAATTGTTCCCGCAAAAATGACCGCCGGAAATAAAACGGAAAAAACGGACATCGTGGGACCCGTGTGCGAATCGGGCGATTTTTTCGCCACCGACAGGGATTTTCCGCTTGTGGACGCGGGCGAGCTGCTTGCGGTCATGAGCGCGGGCGCCTACTGCTTTACGATGTCATCAAATTACAACACACGCGCGCGCGCGGCGGAAGTTCTCGTAAAAGGCGGCGAATTTCGCGTAATAAGAGAGAGAGAGAGTTTTGAAAACATGCTCAAAGGTGAAACAGTTGCCGATTTCGGCACGGACGGAAGAGAATAA
- the gatB gene encoding Asp-tRNA(Asn)/Glu-tRNA(Gln) amidotransferase subunit GatB yields MADYETVIGLEVHAQLLTKSKIFSDAPVGSDAEPNTNVSPVCLGMPGVLPVLNKKAVELAVKAAAATNCEIARVSRFERKNYFYPDLPKGYQISQYEEPLATGGWIEIESGGEAKKIRITRIHMEEDAGKLVHSESVSLVDLNRAGVALIEIVSEPDMREPEEAAEYVRTLRQILRYIGACDGNMEKGNLRCDANVSVRPAGCGKLGTKVEIKNLNSFKFIKKALEYEIKRQIAALQNGEELIQETRLFDDASGKTFPMRSKEEAEDYRYFPDPDLPPLVVEKKWADDLKKSIPELHVEKTRRFENDYGIKTDDARRLTSERALADYFESAAKHSGAAKETANWILTNVVGRGEGGEESDFAVSAENLGEMIEMIKNGKINGKIAKETVFPQMVETGKTAPEVVEAAGVSQLSDSGEIEKIVREFVEAHPSETRRLREGDEKLTGFFVGGVMKITKGKANPQMVNEILKKILSEGSSQ; encoded by the coding sequence ATGGCTGATTACGAAACCGTAATCGGACTTGAAGTTCACGCTCAACTTCTTACGAAATCAAAAATCTTTTCAGACGCTCCCGTTGGTTCGGACGCGGAGCCGAACACCAATGTTTCTCCCGTGTGCCTTGGAATGCCGGGCGTTCTGCCGGTTTTGAACAAAAAAGCCGTTGAACTCGCCGTAAAAGCGGCGGCGGCAACAAACTGCGAAATCGCCCGCGTTTCGCGCTTTGAGCGCAAAAACTACTTCTACCCCGATTTGCCGAAAGGGTATCAAATCTCACAGTATGAAGAGCCGCTCGCCACGGGCGGATGGATTGAAATTGAATCAGGCGGAGAGGCGAAAAAAATCCGCATAACCCGCATACACATGGAAGAAGACGCCGGAAAACTTGTGCATTCCGAATCCGTGAGTCTGGTGGATTTGAACCGCGCCGGGGTCGCGCTGATTGAGATTGTAAGCGAGCCGGATATGCGCGAACCGGAAGAAGCGGCGGAATACGTGCGGACGCTGAGGCAAATCCTGCGCTACATCGGCGCGTGCGACGGCAATATGGAAAAGGGAAATTTACGGTGCGACGCCAATGTTTCCGTGCGCCCCGCCGGATGCGGAAAACTCGGCACAAAAGTGGAGATTAAAAATCTCAACTCGTTCAAATTCATCAAAAAAGCGCTTGAATATGAAATAAAAAGGCAAATCGCGGCCTTGCAAAACGGCGAAGAACTCATTCAGGAGACGCGCCTGTTTGACGATGCGAGCGGAAAAACCTTTCCGATGCGCTCAAAAGAGGAAGCGGAGGACTACCGCTATTTCCCCGACCCCGACCTGCCCCCGCTTGTTGTTGAGAAAAAATGGGCGGACGATTTGAAAAAATCCATCCCCGAACTGCACGTTGAAAAAACGCGCAGATTTGAAAATGATTACGGAATAAAAACCGATGACGCACGGCGGCTTACATCCGAACGCGCCCTCGCGGACTATTTTGAGAGCGCGGCAAAGCACAGCGGCGCGGCAAAAGAAACGGCAAACTGGATTCTCACCAATGTTGTCGGGCGCGGCGAAGGAGGCGAAGAAAGTGATTTCGCGGTGAGCGCGGAAAACCTCGGCGAGATGATAGAAATGATAAAAAACGGTAAAATCAACGGCAAAATCGCGAAGGAAACCGTTTTTCCTCAAATGGTGGAAACCGGAAAAACCGCACCGGAAGTTGTTGAGGCGGCGGGAGTTTCTCAGTTGTCCGACAGCGGGGAGATAGAAAAAATTGTGCGTGAATTTGTGGAAGCGCACCCGTCCGAAACCAGGCGACTGCGCGAAGGAGACGAAAAACTGACGGGATTTTTCGTGGGCGGAGTGATGAAAATTACAAAAGGAAAAGCAAACCCTCAAATGGTGAATGAAATTCTGAAAAAAATCCTTTCCGAAGGCAGTTCGCAATGA
- the hemE gene encoding uroporphyrinogen decarboxylase: MPKSSAQNSLFMKTCRLEKTGRTPIWIMRQAGRYLKEYRKIRAKVPFLELCKNPELAAEVTLLPIEKFDFDAAIIFADILLILEPLGIRVEFTKGDGPKIKNTVRSAPSVDAMREFDPEKMDYVSKAVAMARRSLSPEVALLGFAGAPFTVASYLIEGGGSSTYLNTKNLMRSDEGLWNALMEKLSTATASYLNAQINAGADAVQIFDSWAGCLSPDDYRRFVMPHTKAVFDALPRRVPAIHFGVGAGALLSDMKSAMKSGGVSVVGIDWTVDLSEAWKTLGYKTAIQGNLDPSILLGDRKSMENSAVSILKKAAGRPGHIFNLGHGVMPSTRPDNVAALVEKVREFSAR; this comes from the coding sequence ATGCCTAAATCTTCCGCGCAAAATTCGCTTTTTATGAAAACCTGCCGCCTTGAAAAAACCGGGCGGACACCCATCTGGATTATGAGACAGGCGGGCAGATACCTGAAGGAATACAGAAAAATCAGGGCGAAGGTTCCGTTTCTTGAACTCTGCAAAAACCCCGAACTCGCGGCTGAAGTTACGCTTCTGCCGATTGAAAAATTCGATTTTGACGCGGCGATAATTTTCGCCGACATACTGCTGATTCTGGAGCCGCTGGGAATCAGGGTTGAATTTACAAAGGGCGACGGTCCGAAAATCAAAAACACAGTCCGCTCCGCCCCTTCGGTTGACGCGATGAGGGAGTTTGACCCTGAAAAAATGGACTATGTGAGCAAGGCGGTTGCGATGGCAAGGAGGTCTCTTAGTCCCGAAGTCGCGCTTTTGGGATTTGCCGGAGCGCCTTTCACGGTGGCTTCATATTTAATTGAAGGTGGTGGGTCCTCAACATATTTGAACACAAAAAACCTTATGCGCTCGGACGAGGGTTTGTGGAACGCGCTCATGGAAAAACTTTCCACCGCGACCGCTTCATATCTGAACGCCCAGATAAACGCCGGCGCGGACGCGGTTCAGATTTTTGACAGTTGGGCGGGCTGTCTCTCGCCCGATGATTACCGCCGCTTTGTTATGCCGCACACAAAAGCCGTTTTTGACGCTTTGCCGAGGCGTGTTCCGGCAATCCATTTTGGAGTCGGCGCGGGCGCACTGCTTTCCGACATGAAATCCGCAATGAAATCCGGGGGCGTCAGCGTAGTGGGAATTGACTGGACGGTTGATCTCTCCGAGGCGTGGAAAACCCTCGGATACAAAACCGCCATTCAGGGCAATCTTGATCCTTCCATTCTGCTTGGCGACCGCAAGAGCATGGAAAACAGCGCGGTTTCAATCCTCAAAAAAGCCGCCGGGCGTCCCGGGCATATCTTCAATCTGGGGCACGGTGTTATGCCCTCCACCCGGCCTGATAATGTTGCCGCGCTTGTTGAGAAAGTCAGGGAGTTTTCAGCGCGATGA
- the carA gene encoding glutamine-hydrolyzing carbamoyl-phosphate synthase small subunit encodes MSGKCFLVFEDGTIFEGGHFGASGESFGEAVFNTSMTGYQEILTDPSYNGQIITMTYPEIGNYGVNTEDSESEKPFAKGLVVREYWETPSNWRSVMPLGEYMEKHGIVGIHGVDTREITRKIRTGGAQKCVISSNGGDPETLVEKVKKSPGIVGRDLVTEVSCEKPYEWTGGNGGWRISAAGKAPVADWKPAVVAYDFGIKSAILRNLTDMGCRVTVVPAQTSPAEVMTFEPDGVFLSNGPGDPEAVEYAAKNINGLLGKIPVFGICLGHQIISLALGGKTFKMKFGHRGGNQPVKELSSGKVEITSQNHGFAVDPDSLGNGTEITHVNLNDGTVEGLENREKSVFAVQYHPESSPGPHDSSYLFEKFISVMKSGKK; translated from the coding sequence ATGAGCGGAAAATGTTTCCTTGTGTTTGAAGACGGAACCATTTTTGAAGGCGGGCATTTCGGCGCGAGCGGCGAGAGTTTCGGCGAGGCGGTTTTCAACACCTCAATGACAGGCTATCAGGAAATCCTGACAGACCCATCATACAACGGGCAGATAATCACAATGACCTACCCCGAAATCGGCAACTACGGCGTGAACACCGAAGACAGCGAGTCGGAAAAACCGTTCGCCAAAGGGCTTGTTGTGAGGGAATACTGGGAAACCCCTAGCAACTGGCGTTCGGTAATGCCGCTTGGCGAATATATGGAAAAACACGGCATAGTCGGCATACACGGCGTGGACACGAGAGAGATAACGAGAAAAATCAGAACGGGCGGCGCGCAGAAATGCGTGATTTCAAGCAACGGCGGCGACCCTGAAACTCTGGTTGAAAAAGTTAAAAAATCGCCCGGAATTGTCGGACGCGACCTTGTAACCGAAGTTAGTTGCGAAAAGCCGTATGAATGGACCGGGGGAAACGGCGGATGGAGAATTTCCGCCGCAGGAAAAGCTCCGGTGGCGGACTGGAAGCCCGCGGTTGTGGCTTATGATTTCGGAATAAAAAGCGCGATTTTGCGCAACCTCACCGATATGGGATGCCGGGTAACGGTTGTTCCGGCGCAAACATCGCCCGCAGAGGTTATGACTTTTGAGCCGGACGGGGTTTTTCTCTCAAACGGTCCCGGCGACCCCGAAGCGGTTGAATACGCGGCGAAAAACATAAACGGGTTGCTCGGAAAAATTCCGGTTTTTGGGATCTGCCTCGGACACCAAATTATCAGCCTCGCGCTGGGCGGAAAAACCTTCAAAATGAAGTTCGGACACCGTGGCGGAAACCAGCCCGTAAAAGAACTCAGCAGCGGCAAAGTGGAAATCACTTCGCAAAATCACGGCTTCGCCGTTGACCCCGACTCACTCGGCAACGGAACGGAAATAACTCACGTCAATCTGAATGACGGCACGGTTGAGGGACTGGAAAACCGCGAAAAATCGGTCTTCGCCGTCCAGTATCACCCCGAATCCTCACCGGGTCCGCACGACTCGTCCTACCTGTTTGAAAAATTCATCTCCGTAATGAAATCCGGCAAAAAATAA
- the hemH gene encoding ferrochelatase, producing MNGFDSIVLIGYGAPDKAEDVPEFLRMVSKGFSIPETRIKEVESHYAEVGGGSPLNALTQRQGEAMRKFLKEQGVDLPVYMAMRNWHPFTDDTIAEMSRRGHGKCAALIMALHQCDTSWERYQREVEEAKANAGTDIEFLYCPPLFDNPLFIENCADRVSEQIAGLPGGRLSDSAKLIFTAHSIPLEMPGSDTYEKQFRKTCELTARKLGADDFLVAWQSRSGSPAQKWFEPDICDVIEGFDKEVSHIVVQPIGFVCDHVEVLYDIGVEAAHAARKAGIEMLVAKTVNDDAKFARAMGEAVLALIGK from the coding sequence ATGAACGGTTTTGATTCCATTGTTCTTATCGGCTACGGCGCACCGGACAAAGCCGAAGACGTGCCGGAATTTTTGCGGATGGTCTCAAAGGGGTTTTCCATTCCCGAAACGCGAATAAAAGAGGTTGAAAGCCATTACGCAGAAGTCGGCGGCGGTTCGCCTCTTAACGCGCTCACACAGCGGCAGGGAGAGGCTATGCGGAAATTTCTCAAAGAACAGGGAGTGGATTTGCCGGTTTATATGGCGATGAGAAACTGGCATCCGTTCACCGATGACACGATCGCGGAAATGTCACGGCGCGGACACGGGAAATGCGCCGCGCTCATAATGGCTCTTCACCAGTGCGACACAAGTTGGGAGCGTTATCAGAGGGAGGTTGAAGAGGCGAAAGCGAATGCGGGAACGGATATTGAGTTTCTCTATTGCCCGCCGCTTTTTGACAATCCGCTTTTTATAGAAAACTGCGCGGACAGGGTTTCAGAACAGATAGCCGGACTTCCGGGCGGGCGTTTGTCGGATTCGGCGAAACTGATTTTCACCGCCCACAGCATACCGCTTGAAATGCCCGGCTCGGACACTTACGAAAAGCAGTTCCGCAAAACCTGCGAACTCACCGCGCGGAAACTCGGCGCGGACGATTTTCTGGTCGCGTGGCAGAGCAGAAGCGGCAGTCCCGCTCAAAAGTGGTTTGAGCCCGATATTTGCGATGTCATTGAGGGGTTTGACAAAGAGGTGAGCCACATTGTGGTTCAGCCCATCGGGTTTGTGTGCGACCATGTTGAGGTTCTTTACGACATTGGTGTTGAAGCCGCGCACGCGGCGCGAAAAGCCGGAATAGAAATGCTAGTCGCGAAAACCGTGAATGATGACGCGAAGTTTGCCCGCGCCATGGGCGAAGCGGTTCTGGCTCTTATCGGGAAGTGA
- a CDS encoding D-alanine--D-alanine ligase, producing the protein MNSKAKSAKPGRGRRKTVAVFFGGRSAEHEISIVSARSVLKNIDRSRFSPLPVFIDRKGLWRKTSPENPQEHGGVSFVPAPGGALYGIKDRKISVRHKVDAAFPVLHGTDGEDGAAQGLFEIWGIPYVGARVLGAALSADKLTAKRLLKSAGLPVTRFCGLDKKDWKKNRKNAVSSALREVGVPCFVKPVNLGSSIGIERIDSPKAAGDAVARSFEFCDTVIFENAVENAREIEVSVMGTDSPRASVAGEVVPVGDFYDYKAKYGDAGSKLIIPASLPVRLEKKIRSAALKTFSVLRCSAMARIDFLLNPDTGEFFVSELNAIPGFTQISMYPKLWEASGVPYRDLISRLIDLAFESAERKKSLKTDCSEK; encoded by the coding sequence ATGAATTCAAAAGCGAAAAGTGCAAAGCCCGGACGCGGGCGGCGTAAAACTGTTGCCGTTTTTTTCGGCGGACGCTCCGCCGAGCATGAAATATCAATTGTTTCCGCGCGTTCGGTTCTCAAAAATATTGATCGTTCGCGCTTTTCGCCGCTTCCGGTTTTTATTGACAGGAAGGGGTTATGGAGAAAAACAAGCCCTGAGAATCCGCAAGAGCACGGAGGGGTTTCTTTCGTTCCCGCTCCGGGCGGCGCGCTTTACGGGATAAAAGACCGGAAGATTTCCGTCCGTCATAAAGTGGATGCGGCTTTTCCCGTTCTTCACGGAACGGACGGCGAGGATGGCGCGGCGCAGGGTCTTTTTGAGATTTGGGGCATTCCATATGTCGGTGCGCGGGTTCTGGGCGCCGCTCTGTCGGCGGACAAACTCACGGCAAAACGGCTTTTGAAGAGCGCGGGACTTCCGGTTACGCGGTTTTGCGGGCTTGATAAAAAAGACTGGAAGAAAAACCGCAAAAACGCGGTTTCCTCCGCTCTGCGCGAGGTTGGAGTTCCGTGTTTTGTGAAACCCGTCAATCTTGGTTCAAGCATAGGGATAGAGAGAATTGACAGCCCGAAAGCCGCCGGGGACGCGGTCGCGCGGAGTTTCGAATTTTGCGACACGGTTATTTTCGAAAACGCGGTTGAGAACGCCCGTGAAATTGAAGTGAGTGTTATGGGGACGGACAGCCCGCGGGCATCTGTTGCGGGTGAGGTTGTTCCCGTCGGGGATTTTTACGATTACAAGGCGAAATACGGCGACGCGGGAAGCAAGTTGATTATCCCCGCCTCTTTGCCCGTGCGTCTTGAAAAAAAGATCCGCTCCGCCGCTTTAAAAACGTTTTCGGTTCTGCGTTGCTCGGCGATGGCGAGGATTGACTTTCTTCTGAACCCCGACACCGGCGAGTTTTTTGTGAGTGAACTGAACGCCATTCCGGGCTTTACACAGATAAGCATGTATCCGAAACTGTGGGAGGCGAGCGGAGTTCCTTATCGCGATTTGATAAGCCGCCTGATCGACCTTGCGTTCGAGTCGGCGGAGCGCAAAAAATCGCTCAAAACAGATTGTTCGGAAAAGTAA
- a CDS encoding acetyl-CoA C-acyltransferase — MEKVVISNPVRTAIGGFGGILQDIPAVDLGVRVVNEILSRTGIDPKEVDDCILGNVLGAGLGQNPSRQVAVKSGLGTETPGITLNRVCGSGLQSIAFAAQAIKAGDSNAVLAGGIENMSQTPFYLTKARYGYRMAMPKDEIVDGMVHDGLWDIFNDYHMGVTAENLAEAYNLSKEVQDEFAYKSQMKTKAAQEAGKFNDEIVTVSVPQRRKDPLDFNVDEHPRGDVTPQSLAGMRPVFKMGGTVTAGNASGINDGAAAVLVSSESKAKELGLQPFASIVSYAVGAVDPSIMGIGPVPAITKALHKANLSLNDIDLFELNEAFAAQSLAVLSDLPIPEEKINVNGGAIALGHPIGASGTVILVKLLHEMRRRPSVKRGLAALCIGGGMGIAMIVEKIGGTSAASTGRRGRPKGSGVKAKPGPKPGAKKRGPGRPKKRGRGRPRKS; from the coding sequence ATGGAAAAAGTTGTAATTTCCAACCCCGTCAGAACCGCTATCGGAGGCTTCGGGGGAATCTTGCAGGACATCCCCGCCGTTGATCTCGGCGTCAGGGTTGTCAATGAAATTTTGAGCAGAACCGGAATTGACCCCAAAGAGGTTGACGACTGCATACTGGGAAACGTGCTTGGCGCGGGTCTGGGGCAGAACCCTTCAAGACAGGTCGCCGTCAAGTCGGGGCTCGGAACGGAAACGCCCGGCATAACGCTCAACAGAGTTTGCGGGTCAGGACTTCAAAGCATCGCGTTTGCGGCTCAGGCAATTAAAGCGGGCGATTCAAACGCCGTGCTCGCGGGCGGAATAGAAAACATGAGCCAAACGCCCTTCTATCTGACAAAAGCCAGATACGGATACAGAATGGCGATGCCCAAGGACGAAATTGTGGACGGAATGGTTCACGATGGACTGTGGGACATTTTCAATGACTATCACATGGGTGTTACGGCGGAAAATCTCGCCGAAGCCTACAATCTGTCAAAAGAGGTGCAGGACGAATTCGCCTACAAAAGCCAGATGAAAACAAAAGCGGCGCAGGAAGCCGGAAAATTCAACGATGAAATTGTTACGGTTTCGGTTCCGCAGCGCAGGAAAGACCCTCTTGATTTCAACGTTGATGAGCATCCGCGCGGCGATGTTACTCCGCAGTCACTCGCGGGAATGCGTCCCGTTTTCAAAATGGGCGGAACGGTTACGGCCGGCAACGCTTCGGGAATTAACGACGGCGCGGCGGCGGTGCTTGTTTCTTCCGAAAGCAAAGCAAAAGAGTTGGGATTACAGCCGTTTGCTTCAATCGTGTCATACGCGGTCGGAGCGGTTGACCCCTCAATAATGGGAATCGGTCCCGTGCCGGCAATCACCAAGGCGCTTCACAAAGCAAACTTGTCGCTCAACGACATTGACCTTTTTGAATTGAACGAGGCGTTCGCGGCTCAGTCGCTCGCGGTTTTGAGCGACCTGCCAATCCCCGAAGAGAAAATAAACGTGAATGGCGGCGCGATTGCGCTGGGTCATCCCATCGGCGCGTCCGGAACGGTCATTCTTGTAAAACTGCTTCACGAGATGAGAAGAAGACCTTCCGTCAAGCGCGGGCTTGCCGCTCTGTGCATCGGTGGCGGAATGGGAATCGCGATGATAGTTGAGAAGATAGGCGGAACATCCGCCGCCTCAACCGGAAGGCGCGGAAGACCCAAAGGTTCAGGCGTAAAAGCCAAACCGGGACCCAAGCCGGGAGCGAAAAAACGCGGACCGGGAAGACCGAAGAAACGCGGACGTGGAAGACCCAGAAAGTCATAA
- a CDS encoding EamA family transporter → MTNLTRNPAEYESRFPLKGYLLMVGTAFFTALSYATGKYLNTGGLNLDPVSTTFFWFAGAFVTAFFVSALIPSQRKEIMNFRKYAKILLLISAFTSVGAVLWVKSLWIIGPALTSFLMKSQTLFSLVLGIFFLREKINRGEAIGIALTVAGGTVVAYHKDSYLLFGVAIVLLAALCYSMVTFWVRKFAAGTRLNMFTVATLRTFGVSLILLTYLIASGTIEIPGTREILLMAAGGTFGAYIAKGCQFYSLKLLDLSRSTAVMPLESLFVVLLSLVFFDSVPPTAKLIGGACVLAGVVFLVIFREQKRGAETIMGK, encoded by the coding sequence TTGACAAATCTAACAAGAAATCCGGCTGAATACGAAAGCAGGTTTCCGCTTAAAGGGTATTTGCTTATGGTTGGCACGGCTTTCTTCACCGCGCTTTCATACGCAACGGGAAAATATCTGAACACGGGAGGACTGAACCTTGACCCCGTATCAACAACTTTTTTCTGGTTCGCCGGAGCATTTGTAACGGCGTTTTTCGTGTCCGCGCTGATTCCGTCACAGAGAAAAGAAATAATGAATTTTCGCAAATACGCGAAAATTCTGTTGTTGATTTCGGCTTTCACTTCAGTCGGAGCCGTGCTGTGGGTCAAATCGCTTTGGATAATCGGTCCCGCGCTGACGTCTTTCCTTATGAAATCACAAACGCTTTTCTCCCTTGTTCTGGGAATCTTTTTTTTGCGCGAGAAAATAAACCGGGGCGAAGCGATCGGAATAGCGCTAACGGTAGCGGGCGGAACCGTGGTCGCCTATCATAAAGACAGTTACCTCCTGTTCGGAGTGGCGATTGTTCTGCTCGCGGCTTTGTGCTATTCAATGGTTACCTTCTGGGTCAGAAAATTCGCCGCCGGCACGCGCCTGAACATGTTCACCGTGGCAACGCTCAGAACCTTCGGCGTTTCGCTTATTCTGCTCACATATCTCATCGCGTCCGGAACAATTGAAATCCCCGGAACACGCGAGATTCTACTAATGGCGGCGGGCGGAACATTCGGCGCGTATATCGCAAAGGGCTGTCAGTTCTATTCACTCAAACTTCTCGACCTTTCGCGAAGCACGGCGGTTATGCCTCTTGAATCGCTGTTTGTTGTGCTTTTGTCCCTCGTGTTTTTTGACAGCGTGCCGCCTACGGCAAAACTGATTGGCGGAGCCTGTGTTCTCGCGGGCGTTGTTTTCCTTGTAATTTTCAGGGAGCAAAAAAGAGGGGCGGAAACTATTATGGGAAAATAG